In Zonotrichia albicollis isolate bZonAlb1 chromosome 5, bZonAlb1.hap1, whole genome shotgun sequence, the genomic window GCCCTTCCTCCAGTGTGCCTCGGTCTTAGTTTCAACTTTGATGTTAATATCTATTGCTGCAGTAAGGTACCGTATGATAAAGTATCCCCTCTCCAGCAATCTCACAGCAAAGCAAGGCTATTTCTTAATAGTGATCGTTTGGGCCTTTGGCTTCACAATTTGCTCCCCTCTGCCAGTTTTCCATAAAACCGTGGACCTCAGCAAAACTCTGAATTTAGAGGGACTGGAGAACAGGCTGCTGTGCATCGAGTCCTGGCCCTCTGATTCCTACAGGATCGCCTTCACGATAACCTTGCTGTTCATGCAGTACATCCTGCCGCTGGCGTGCCTGACCGCCAGCCACACCAGTGTCTGCAGGAGCATAGGGGCTAGGCTGTCAAACAAGGAAAACAAGTTTGAAGAAAAGGAGATGATAAACCTAACTCTTCATCCCTCTAAGAGTGCTGGCGCACAGGTTCAACCCTCCAGATATTCCAGGTGGAGCTGTGCCTTTGGCAGAAGGCACCACAGAAGATACAGTAGAAAGACTTCAAGTGTGATGCCAGCTATTTCAAGGCATCATCAGGATACTCATTCCAGAGATCTCCCAGAAACCTCTGACACAGAAAAAAGCCAGCTCTTTTCCTCCAGTAAATTCATCCCTGGCATCCCTATCTGTTTTGAAATGAAACcagaagaaaacacagagaTCCAGAACATGATTACAGTGTCCCAGTCCATCATCAGAATTAAGACAAGATCAAGGAGGGTTTTTTGCAGACTGACAGTGCTAATACTAGTTTTTGGCTTCAGTTGGATGCCTCTTCACCTTTTCCACATTGTCACAGATTTTAATGCCACTCTCATTTCCAACAGGCACTTTAAATTAGTATATTGCATATGCCATTTGTTGGGTATGATGTCCTGCTGCTTGAATCCCATTCTCTATGGGTTTCTTAACAACAGCATAAAAGCTGATTTAATGTCCCTTATTCCGTGCTGCCAAATACCATGATTTTATGTGCCCCAAGATAAAGTAAAACAAACAAGTATGGCTTTCAAGCCTAGTGGTGTGTATAGCTGTAAAAGCTCaattagtttagtttagttaGTGTGAGTTGGTTGTGATTAGTAGCATTTTTTTGTGGATGGATAGTTCTATGGCTGCATGTATTTCTTGCATTGGGCAGAAATATATGCATATGTTATAATATTCTTTTATCTGTTACATGTAGGAAATCATGCTCAGTATACAAAACCAGAACACCATTTTCATTACCCAAATTGTTGGCAACCTGTACTTTGGAATTATACAGAATATATAATGAGTAATAAATGTGAGACAGACTGCTTAGACATGTCAGTATTAACTGTCATAAAACTACAATAAAATACATATAATTTACTAAATAATTATTGTTGAGATTATTTCAGTGCCAGCTTTGACTGTTTTGTAATATAATTAAATCTCTCTGGATGttattaggaaaatatttttccttagtTCTTTGACTCATAGCTTGCAATATCTTTGCAAGATGCTTTGCTGCTTATTCCTTGGTTGCCTTATTCCCTGAAATGGGTTTGAGGGTCATTGTTCTTGCCTTGATTGTTTCCATCCCACTGTACTTATCCAATACAACCTATCTCTGATTTCCTCAGACAATTTTCACTCTGGCTTGTCATTTTATGTCATTTTCATCCAGCCTGAATTTATCTATAGTTATGTCTTTATTCTCACAGTGATGACACCCCTGAACCCACAACACATTTCTGGTCAGAGTAAGCCTTCATTATCTAAGCAAATGataatggaaagaaaaagaaaatggaaagacaTCAGgaatttttctcttcatttacCAAAATGTAAAAACTCACTTCATTATAACTGACCGACTTGCTTTGCGAAGTTATAACAGCTTTCGAATAAACATGTGCATGTGTGCCTTGGCAGATGGAtggggagggacagagcagaTTACTTTTAAATTCAACAAAGGCAAACACAGGGTCCTGCCCCTAGGGGGGAAATAACCTGTCCCTGCACCAGGACAGGCTGGGGGTGACCTGCTgaaagcagcactgctgagaagggcctgggggtcctggtggacacccagctgtccatgagccagcagggcCCTTGTGGCCAAGAGGCCAAcggtgtcctggggtgcattGGGAAGAACATTCCAGCTGCttctctgctcagctctggtgagggcacatctggagtgctgtgtccaattctgggctcctcaggacaaAAGAGAGATGGAGCTTGTGGAATGGATCCAGTGGAGCACACCAAAATTGATGACCAGACTGGAGCATCTTTGTTACAAtgacaggctgagggagctgggcctgttcagacTCAAAGAGAGATAACTGAGATAGGAACTCATCAATGTCTGTCAGTGCCTAAAAGGAGGGTGCTGCAGGGATGTTTCCAGGCTCTGCTTGGTGGTGCAGAACAATAGCACAGGAGCAAtgagcagaaactgatgcacagaaaGTTctacctgaacatgaggaagaactttactgtgtgggtgagcacaccctggaacaggttgcccagagagggtgtggagtctccctcactagAGATACTCAAGAATGGtctggatgcaatcctgtgctgtgtgctctgggatgaccctgcttgagcagggaggttggatcAGATgtgacccactgtggtcccttccaacctgacccatACCCATTCTGTCATTCTATGTGTGCAAacacacaaatacacacatacacacgtTTTCTGCATTTCCTCTCTCCCCTTGTCTCCTTTTAACCAGACTAATATATTTGCTTCCAAATTTGAATCACAGGTATCTTCCTTAAGTCATATTATATTTCATAGCACAAATGCAaagtgtatatttatatatacttaCCTGCCCCAGATTAATTTAATAATCCATCTCTGCCCTCAGGATTCAGTAAATATACAAAGCCTTTGCTTTGAGTTTTAAACTGTAACACCTTTCATCAATTATAGCTggtgattattttcttttctccactAAGATTTTATCCAATAGGCTTTTGTATATTTCTTCTACAGACTGAGAAACaaagttattatttttataaatggGTGGTTGGAAACAGTCATTGTGCAATTTTTTCCCTCAAGATATGTCCTTTCCAGACAGTCTTTAAAGTGAAAGCAGTTCTTCTGTTTTGAAGAATCATCAGCTTATTTTTTATCATCACAGTGTTATAACTCTGAGACCTTTCCTCCCCAAGCCATTATCTGCTAAGGAGTTTATTACATGCCAGTGGGTAATAGCTTCTCTCCTTAAAGAATTTTTCTAACCTCTAGTTCCCATTAACCCATTGTTCTTTGTTTTCAATAGTGATATACTTTGATAGTTTTTTCCTGGGCATTGACTATTGCATTTTGCAGATTATTATCTTCTAAAATCCTATAATATGTCACTTAATAGAGTACAAATGGTACAGAATAGATACTGCTGGAACAATAGATTATTTAAATagctttttagatttttttaatactttaaaaatatagGAAAAAGTTAAATCTACAGTCAACACAATTATGTCATCCTAAAGAAGTTACTGCAGCTTTTGCCCTCTTTCTGTCCACAAATTTTTGCATCATagtaatatttaattttatttatatgtgATATAGCCAAATAgcataaaaggaaaagaaagcagtCACATTGTTTCAGTTTGAAATATTCCTTctgacttaattttttttcaatttattgtTATCTTCTTTCCTACTTGCTGTTTATTTTCTATTCTTCCATTCTTTCAGAATTTTAACTATAAGTCCTACATTGCCAAttgttatttatatataaattgtTTATTCAGTAATTATTCTTTCCAGAGCAAATTGTACTCACTCTGTATGGCAAACAGAATCATGCTAGGACTGTAACAAGGCCTAGTTTCTGAGTTGCACAAAGATTAGTCTGTACACTGGAGATTTTAGATTTATATCTATTTGCCTGGATGAAGTCAATAATTGTGCTCCCTGCTCTTTACACTGATCAAGCACAACAAATTGTAATTTGGCAATAGAGAATTAAATCAAGACAGCTATTGAACTTCTTTAGTCCTGTGCCATATAAATCTGTCATTTTTTCCAAAGCAATAGTGGGAGaatgtgtgttttctttttatttataaagCAATTGTTAGCATTCTATTTGGAGATTTCCAAAATATCCCTGTCTTTCCTCTGAaatgttaaataaaaataaagcaagttTTCTACCTTCCACTTCACTTCAGCAGCCAGTGTAGCTGGATCCCCTAGCAGCAAGGAATACCTACGAAgcaaacaggagcagcagcaagtgAAACCAGGCATTAGGCAACTCCCGAATGCGAAGGAGTGACTTCTGTGAAAGGGATAAGAAACTGAACCAGCCATTTAATATTTTCCCAGTcttgaacattaaaaaaaaattctaaacaCAAGGATATTTCCCCCTTGCTTCTTTACTAGGCCTCACCTGGTCTGAGCTGCAGTGAATGCTCCTGTAGCTTCACACGCAGCAGTGACTGGCAGTGTGCTGTTGTTTCCAATAAGTGCTGGGAAAATGTTATCACAATATCCAATGACATTTTATCATTCTTGTATGTAGACAGGTAGATGTGCAGGTACAGATGTAGATAATGCACACTTCCTAGAAAACAAAGCAcattaaaatggattttcaaGTAGCGCATGTAACCAAGTCCTTTGGTTAGCTAAAGTCTACCCCTTCTGTAACTAAAAATCTAAATAAATGGAAAGATAGGACTTTTGTTTTGATAGCATCCACTAAATGCAATCAGgaaacagcagctgcagagccatgTATCCATTGGAGTTAGAAGAATGGATTGTAATGGTAGAGTAATTCctctcaattaaaaaaaaaaaaaggctttcaGACAGATGGTCTTTGTGTATGATGAATGTTTAAATTCTTGGGAAGACTCACATAACAAATTGTTTTTTCTAATTCTACAAAATATCATTTACAAAGTTGACTTTTTGCAAATGTCAAAGGTAAAAACAACTCGCCTTTACCCCTTCTCTTTCAGTGGAGAAGAACCAGATGCCCTGGCATGTGCAGGTCagccctgaggcagccagggcagtggccagggctgagaggaggtctgcccaggctggcactggagtgcattcaGTGAGGTTGTGGTGAAGGGGTTGGGCCCCTGTGGTTGCCCACAGGGCCgtggcagcagaggctggggagctggccatggctgccaagggcccagagcagctgcagccccagcaggcagcacagaATCCTTCTGGGGGCAACTCTGTCCCAGGCAGGCCAATGGGACAGCAAAACCACAGCAGCTGGTTGTCCTGTTCCTGGAAGCTCTCATGACTAAATGTTTCCTTCTCTGAAATACAAACACCTGGGAAAAGCGGAAAAATTATCCATTGATCTGCAGATGTGTAAGAACCAAGGAGAAGAGCATAGTCAGGAAGAAAAGTGCTCACTTCCAATCATGCTGAGTTAGGATCCAGTTCTGCTGTGCAAAAGTaataacaaattaaaaaaaccttcTGCTATCCACTATCCATAGGAGCCTGTCAGCTATTATTGCGCTTTTGGAAAAAAGCATATATATCAATAGATTTTCACAGTAGTCCCAATATCCCTCTGCAGCATACACGACAAACAGTATTAAACATCACAGTCTCTAGAAAGATGACTTTCATAAATACTGTTAGGTTCATATGACTTTCATAAATACTGTTAGGAATTTAACCTTTTATTCTGCTGAAAGCTAAATTATGCCTATactatttgcatttataattCCTTGCCAGAAAATACATTAGTACAGTCTGGAACTGCCttagagcagcagcaggactctTGTCCTAGACATGtcacttccttttttccccctacatGCCTGGAATAATAGTGTAAAATCACGAACCTCATGACTTTAAAGACAATTAAGTCAATTTTTGAACTGTTTTTGACCATATGTGGTCTCTGAGGTCAGGCTTCTTGTTCTTTTATTTCATATACAGTTAAATACAAACCTCtcatattctttttttcctagagCCTTTTACATGCAATATGTTATGAGGACTCCTGCAGTTGCCTTGTTCTGATCCAAAAATATATACACCTTTTTGAAGGTATATTAATTGAAGGTTGCCCTTACACTGTGAGTAGGGAGAGCTGATGCGAATGTGCATATTCAGTTGAAGTAACTTTTCCAGGAAGAGAaacaaaagagagaaagagagctAAAAGCAGATCCACACTAACACTACTTACCCACATTCTGCCAATATCGAAGGAATACATCAAAGCCAGACCCGTCTCAAGCACCTACCACGAACAGTTAGTGTGTGGCAGTAGCACTGAACATTACTAATCCCACAGGTGACCCAGAAGCCTATTGAACATTTTTGAGTCTCAGGAAGTAACACCTAATAAGTCAGTATGGGTTTAAATGCCTTCAAAATTACCCCTCTCAAAATTTTCCTTTAACacaaaaagcattttcttcccAACCATCTGATAAAGATAGGTTTGCTGAGATCACTCAGAGTGCATCATGCTGTGCCATTAAGACAATCTGTGTCATCATACTAGAGCATAAACTTGGGCCAGTGAATCTCACCACAGCATCTATTTTTAAATCTCTCAAGCCCAGGGATACTAGAAATATGTGCTCTACCAGGTTACCATGATTTATTTTACCTCTTATTATTGATTTTACCTCTTATTAAACTCCATCTCAAttacaagacaaaaaaaaaaaaaaaaagcctgttaGACTGATACAGCTTGTCCTTGGTAAAATGTCTTAAATCCTGATTTCCTCAGAAAGACTATAACTGCAGGCACGAAGATGTGGTCACGTTGTGTTTTTAAGAGTGAGCAATGAATTAAGATCACAAGTGGCACCATTGTGATGAAACCAATAGAACTATAAAAGTAAGACTTTTATTAATCTTGTTTCCTTTTGAAGAGAAAATATtgtaaacatttttaaagtaataaaaTTACTTCATTACATGCTAGTCTTAGGAAATATCGTGAAACAAAATATTGCTACAATCCAAATTCAGCTCACTTGAACAAGTATGAATGCTTCATTTTGCCCCAGTAGTCACATTAAGATGATCATTTTAATAATGAGACTTACAAGTAACCCTCTGGGAAGTTTTTAGAATAGAGACTTGATATTTGAGACCAAAGTAGGTTGGTCCTGCTCTTACATCCAGTTAATCAAATACTTCCTTTATCTTAACAGGAAAAGGATCATATCTGTATCACTTGGAGATTAATAGGACATTTTTCAAGCAGGAAACATTTATTACTGTCCCTgtgaacaaaattattttaaagacacTTCTGGTGCAAAATTTCTCCAGAGAAGTAACTTTGTGATACTCAAGCAGTTGATCATCTCTTCAGACTCAGCTGGAATCACAAAGACAAAACCCATTTTATGACAGACCACAAGATTTAAAATTATAAGTTTAACTATAAATCTTTTTTTGCTgagagaaaaatatataaactaGGAGATAAATAAAACCATCCCTTCTACAAGTAATTTTAGTGCCTCTTTCTATGAGATTTTCATCTAGATTTTCTTATGTTAAAGAAGGTGGTAATCATACTCTATTTTAACTCCTAGTAATTTCCTTTGGCTTTCCACCAAATTGTGGTTCACTTAGCACTCATAAGGATTTTGACTTCTTGGCCAGAGGATTaagaagctgcacaagaggTCAGAATATAAGCTAAACTTTTACTTTCTGTtggttttgtgttggtttttgttttgtttttccttttcttttttgtgatgTTAGCACAACTGGGAGAAGTGCAAGTTGTTTACTGCAGGAAAATTAAACTTATTTTTATGTAACTACTGGGACCAAAACCAGGCGAAACAATTACGTATTTTTTAAGACTCCATCAGTTCCAAGGCACATCTCATAAAGGTAATTGTCTGAAGCCTCAATGATACATTCTCTCAATTAATATCCTGGAGTATGAGAACACATTTCAGACAGCATAGCCTCATCTGATCCACACAGCACATCACAACGGGTAAAATTCAGAACCTCATTCCTTCTGCAGAACTAAATTGCAATACGCTCTACTTGAGATTGCTCCTTAAGACCATTCAGGGACTCAAGCTTATTCAGGGCACAGCTTGTATCTTACTGGTTTTGTGGGGTTCTGTTCTTCAGAAAAGCTGCTGCAAGGCCCTTTATGTCAGAAAAATTAGTTATTTCCCAGGAGCTCTCAGGAGCATGTAACACCAATCTCCCCCTCGCACATCATCACACCTGCAGTCAGCAGGGGCCCTCAAATGTTGTTCCTTTCACAGGAGAGATGGATGAAAAAAGCAGTGAATGAGACTGAAAACTCTGTGGTACTTGTTTTTCCTCTTGATCTGAAATAGCCTAAAATTGGAGACCTTCCAGAAAATTGTGGAAGACACCTGTGCGAGACTGCTAGAAAGGGAACAAGGAAGGAATCACTTCACAGAGATGAAGTAGAATGAAGAAATCTGTATGCAGGACTAGATAATCACTTCAACACATCCAGGATCCTAGAGTCTTACTAATTGTATgggtaaataataataataaaaagtaGATATTTGAATATGCAGTTTTGATTATTTTAAGATAAATTTATTACTTATAAATCCTTGGAGTCTTATATATCATACATACCTGATATGTCCTCTGACCAAAGCATCTTAACCTTGTAACACAGCTCCAGCACCAAAATACTCTTTGCTTCTAAGCTATTCACCCCATTTTTTATTGTTCCCTGTAGAGGTTTaatcccagccagcagccaagtaccacacagctgctgctgactCCCTCACCAGTGAACCTGGGAGAAAATCAGAAGGGTAAAAGGTAGGAAACTCACAGGCAGAGATGAAGACCTTTTAATAGAGAAAACAAAAGCCACACACACAAGCACagcaaataaagaaattaattcactgcttcccatggcaggcaggtgttcagctatctccaggagagcaggggcCCATCACACGTGTGGTGATTTGGAAGGACAAGCACCATCACTCTAAAtattccccccttcctccttctccctaGTTTATACACTGAGCATGATGTAAtttggtctggaatatcccttgggtcagtttgggtcacctgtcctggctgtgtcccctcccagcctcccatGCACCCCCGGTCTCCTCCCCAGCATGGCagaatgaaaagcagaaaaggccttggctctgtgcaatccctgctcagcaataacaagaACATCTGTGTTATCAACTCTGTTCAGcataaatccaaaacacagccccataccagcCATTGGGAAGAAAACTGACcctaccccagccaaaaccagcacattcCATTACATAGCACAACAGGTCTGATCCCAATTAAAGATTCTGTTGAATTACTACCAGGAAAATGCTTCAAGAGaacagaaataggaaaaaattgtTACATCTGTCAAAATGAGAGGTTGATTAGATAAAGATGTCCTTAAAAGATATAGGAATACTGCAACTTATTGGTACTTGTTCAAATACCTGAAAggtaaatgtttgttttccatACTTTGGTGGTTGTTTTTGCTGAAATACAACTTCCAGCCTGTACCCTTATGTAGGAACATTGACAAAAGACAAGGTTATACTAAGAACTTAATGACCAACAAAAACAAGAcacaaacccccccaaaacccagaaaaaaagcaCCAAACAAACGAcaacaaaagaaacaagaaaaaccccaaacaacccagaatggaaaagattttcatgtaaagaacacaaaataaattgataatggtttattttcttttgttataGAACTTCAAGCAATATAGCAAACTGGTTTCTCCTTTCCATGCCTGGATTTCATGAGATAATGTTTACAGTAAACCCATAATTTATGATGGTAAACAAGAATTAAAAAGCAGAGTTCATTCAACTATTGCTAGAAATACAAATAACCTTGCTGTTGATTGTTTACAACAGAAATAAAGATAGCATCTGTGTTACTCTGTTTATGCAATAGCATTCATATAAAGATTTCATACATTCATTTTTAACAAATAAGATATATAGTAAGAGGAGAGACAGCCAGGCTGATTCTATGTTTGTATCACTATAAATTTACTCTTCATGATAAATAATGTTATTTGAAGGATGGCAAAAAAGTAACAAGCAATacggaaaaaaaaatcctttttcctctctgaaaCATTAACTTCTATTTTCATAACAGGGTTTAAACCACACAGGAAGGGTCTTCACACACCTGTGGGATTTCCTTGGCAAAGCCAACAGTAGTGTTATCTGCAAGTTGGTGGTGCTGTACAGAAAGTTGATTTTTAGAATATTTTAGCACTGTTTAACAACAGCCATACTAAGGAAAAAATAGAGCTAAGCTGCAACAGCatccttatttttctttttttttttttttaagcataaGTAAAATTTGCCTTATTCATTTAAAATTAACATTTATAGTATCTACAGCACACTGGTGGACATAACCTGATTTAGGCAGGTCTTGCATGACTTTTTCGGTAGCTTCACCTTCTGGTCTTTCTGCTCCCAAGTTCAGTAATAACAGAAGACTGTGAGAGCCCTCTCCTGGTGAACAAAGTTCATCTCTAGCTGCTGCTTGCCGACCAGAGATTCTGAGACAGATACTCCAGCTGTAAAAGAAGATAAACTTAAGAGTGCATTATAAGGGTTATTTATTAATACTTTTCCTAAATTAAAAAAGTCACAAAACAAAAGGTTTATTTTCCACATACCACCTTATAAAGTGAAGCGGAAAGTCAAGGAAAATACTTCTCAAACCACTTCTGTCTGCAAAGAAATACTACCTTCAATATACTTTCCCACCAGTACAAATTTTGCATGGCTAAGGCTGACACCCATCTGaatgttttaaataaaactttaaagatttttttgttaGCGGTAGGTTTTGAGAAGGTTGCGTGCACAGAGTCACTCCCCAGACAGAGAACGAATGAGTGAGCAAAGTCTGCGGACCCTGAGGCACCTAAAGGGAGCCCTGGgatgctctgagctgggagtgGAGAGGAAGGCTCTAAGCAAGAGCACAtttcctttctcctgtgtaATCAACCAGAGACAGCCCCTGCTGGGTGCACAAGTTATTCTTTCATGCTCCCAAAACTGAATCTTTTCCTAGGCACTCCCCTTCACTCCTAGCACATATATGAGGTAGCCCGCCCACATTATTCAGAAAAGGGAGCAACATATATTAAACACCATATCTTTGCTATGTCTGTAGTTGCTGGTATTAAATTTTGCACTTTCCTTAACACCTATACTTGTAACATGAATTTGGCTTATTTGCCTGCTGTGCTCTCTCCTTTCCCTGTAGCAAGAGCTCAATTTAGGTTGAAACACTGTCTCTTTCCCTTGCACTTCTGCTTATCTTCTTAGTCTGATTTACTGTATCAATTTTAAGGACATTGTGTATCTCTATTCCCATGACTTTTGAGGCCTGAGAAGAATTCTAagctcaaaatattttaaattcaaatCAGACTAAATCAAGGAACTACCAGACCATGCTTGGGTCTAGCTTACTGTCTAGATAGCATCTCAGTAGGCTGCAAAAGCAGTTTAAGTAATGTTGACACAATAAGAATGCATACATACTTAAGGCAAAGCTTAGTAGCTTTGAGACCTTTGAGCTTTAGAATACACAGAGGCAACAAACACCCTTCCATTGCTGTGGGAGCAAAGCATTTTAGCTGTGATCACACCCCCGTGCCTTGGGGAGCAGAGGACTCCACACAGCAGtttcacaggggtttttttggggagcaATGATGGCCCACGCAGCCTAAAATGAACTCAATGATCATTTGCATCAAAGCCGTCTCAGCTGAAAGCTGAATTTTATCCAGGTTGAAAGCAACCCAGAGAGGTTTATGGGTCGGTTTTTCAGTGCACCAGTGTAAATTGTGTTGCCTTATCTGAAGAGTTTGCATGGAGATGGCAGAGGCTGGCTGTGTAGCAACTGCTAGTGGAAGAAATGTTCAGAAAACAGGGAGTTTAATATATGTACTTTGCTCTTAATGTTGACACATGGCTGGTTAAGGTGTGGTATGTAGTCAGTGTAGCGAGTCAGAAAAGCTGTATACACTGAAACTGTTACACACTGGATAACTTTTATGAGAGGCAATTTTCAATCAGTTATAAAAACAAGTGTTTCACAATGTAAACTTTTCTGCTCAAAAAGGGAAGTTCTAATTTTTAGCTGGCAGAGAGTGGTTTTCCTCAGCAAGAAGGAAAACATGAGCAGTGAGTTATTATGTGGAAGAGCCTTCCATGATTTCAGAGACAAACACTCCCAGTTCAGCTTACACTAGCACTGCTATCTCTTGTAGATGTCAAAGAGCTGAAGTAAGGCCTCCTTATGAAAAGGACATacttatatataaatatgtatctAGGATTCCCATTTCAGATGATCTAATACAAGATCTCATCTCCTCTG contains:
- the NPY5R gene encoding neuropeptide Y receptor type 5, with the protein product MDLEFKDRTNSTHTKNTSAATKNFSAWEDYKSSVDDMQYFLIGLYTLISLAGFVGNLLILMALLKCKQKTVINILIGNLAFSDILVVLFCSPFTLTSVLLDQWMFGTVMCHVMPFLQCASVLVSTLMLISIAAVRYRMIKYPLSSNLTAKQGYFLIVIVWAFGFTICSPLPVFHKTVDLSKTLNLEGLENRLLCIESWPSDSYRIAFTITLLFMQYILPLACLTASHTSVCRSIGARLSNKENKFEEKEMINLTLHPSKSAGAQVQPSRYSRWSCAFGRRHHRRYSRKTSSVMPAISRHHQDTHSRDLPETSDTEKSQLFSSSKFIPGIPICFEMKPEENTEIQNMITVSQSIIRIKTRSRRVFCRLTVLILVFGFSWMPLHLFHIVTDFNATLISNRHFKLVYCICHLLGMMSCCLNPILYGFLNNSIKADLMSLIPCCQIP